The window CAATCTATCTGGGGAGATATGGATGTGTACAattataaataggaaaaaatggattcTACCTGCTATAAGAGTTCAGAGAATGACTGCATCACATCACCTCACCACCTCACAAACACATAAAACCCCAGGTCAagaccttctttcatttttttttttttgtaaggcaattagggtttagtgacttgcccagggtcacacagctagttgtgtcaagtgtctaaggctggatttgaactcaggtcctcctgactccagggccggtgctctatccactgcaccacctagctgccccacttctttcatttcttgacTGGCTTTAAAACCTGAGGACATCATAAAACTGCTGGTAGTGCTTGAGGAGGCACTTGTTGTTTATGGATACTATTCTTCCTaaattttaagtttgtttttacTTGCTGAAAGAGTCTAAGTACTGTcgttattgttcagtcgtgtgtgaccccatttggggctttcttggcagagatactgcactggtttgtcatttccttctgcagctccttttacagatgaggaaactgaggcaaacagggttaagtgacttgccctgggtcacacagctagtaagtgtctgagaccacgtttgaactcaggaagatgagtcttctccaCTCTAGGTCTCTCTATTGAGCCACCTAAGCACTGTCACTACCCTACAAATTTCAGAGCCCTGGGGCATGGTATGCCTTAGTTGACTCTCCCATTggcaggggaagagaggggatggggggggggaggagagagagagagagagagagggagggagggagggagggagggagggagagagagagagagagagagagagagagagagagagagagagagagagagagagagagagagagagagagagagagaacacgagAGAACGAGAACGGACGATAGCGAACTTTTCTCCTACGCATAAGTTGttcttgtgctaagtgcttgggcaCCCTACACATTTCGAGTCCCGGGACATGGCCCCGTCGTCCTGCCCTAGTTGGCTCTCGCACtggcaggggaggaggggggacgAGTCTCCTCTTCGCCCCTTACCTGGGCAGTCGCGGGCCTCTTCCTGGCGGGGAGGAGGGGTCTGCAGGGGGTGGGGTCGGCGGGGGGCTTGTCCAGCTGCTGCCCCGCCGGTGGCTCCTCTCCGGGCTCCTCCGccgccggggccggggccggggccggggccggggccggctCTTCTGGGCGCTCCTCGGAGGGCAGGGCCGGAGCCCGGTGCAGGGTGGGCACGGCGCCCGCCACCAGCCGCAGGCGCTGGGAGAAGTGCAGGTTCTTCTGGATGACGGAGGAGACGTCGAAGCAGCAGGGGGCGAAGTGGTCGGAGCAGATGACGGAGCGGTCGTTGCCCCCGTACCAGTCGGCGCGGTGGCCCCGCACGAAGCGGTCCCACAGCAGCCGCACTGCGCGGTCCTTGGGGAAGCGGAACAGGGACTTGCCGGACTTGGTGGTGTTGCCGCAGTGGGCGGCCACGCAGCGGGCAGGCATGGCGGAGAGCCCGCCGCGGCCGCCCCCCGCCCGTCCGCCCCCCGGCCTCTTAAAGGTTCCTAGCTCCAGCCGGCGATTTCTCCAAGTCCCggctctttctcttccccaaccTCTGGGCTAACGGAACTGTCGTCACCGGGTCTCgcaaggaggggggtgggggtggggccgaGGCTCTAGGCAGTCGCCTTCGTTCTCCCTATTCACCTCCGGCCTTCCCGCTTTCCAAAGCCCGACGTGAGGAGGAACGGAGAGGAATACGAATTTCGCGCGGGCCACTTCAGGCAACTACACGTCGGATCCAAATGACGAGCGGACCGGAAGCGGGGGTTGCCATAACGACCGGGGAGCCTACTGTTCCCGCTCTGCTGCCGTACACCTCCCTCGCTGTGCttgggaaatcaggaaaacccaGCAACTGAGAGAGAAGGCGAGGCAGGAAGCCGGATAGCGTGACTAGAGTCGGCCTGCGCCACAGACCCGGGCCTGAGTAAAGAACCGTACCGGAAGTCGCCGGTTACCATGGCAACTACGGAGGGGTTGCCAGGGAGATGACCCCATTCTGCCTCCTCACGATTCAGCTGTAGTGGCTCCTGTCACGAAGATAAGGCCAGGACTCCGACCATGATTCCCGGGAAATACCGCACCAACCCTGGCCGTATCACGCCGAGCAACGTACGTGTTTGGGGCTGGGCCTCCAGGCCCCCCATTTCTCCATCCCCCGGGGTCCCTCTATCTTCCTAGCCGGCGGCCGCCgtcagcttcttggagccaggcTTAACGCCCGGGCCCTCGGTGATGGGTGGGATTCCCTGGACCTGACCGCGGCTCCTCCTCACCCCATTGTCCGATTTCCATGGAAAGGAAAGGGCCTTTAGACCCCTCAGGCTTCCTCTGCCTCCCTCTGCTTTAGCCTTTTCTTCCCATGCCCGCCAGAAAACGCCCTGGGTTTGAAATCCATCGGGAATCCCCTTCTGTCCTCTGGTTAAATGAAAACTGCTGGGTTTGCAGCCTTGCACCGCCTCCTCCCCCTTGCCTGTCCCTCATGTTGTCTCCTGTGC is drawn from Dromiciops gliroides isolate mDroGli1 chromosome 2, mDroGli1.pri, whole genome shotgun sequence and contains these coding sequences:
- the THAP10 gene encoding THAP domain-containing protein 10, with protein sequence MPARCVAAHCGNTTKSGKSLFRFPKDRAVRLLWDRFVRGHRADWYGGNDRSVICSDHFAPCCFDVSSVIQKNLHFSQRLRLVAGAVPTLHRAPALPSEERPEEPAPAPAPAPAPAAEEPGEEPPAGQQLDKPPADPTPCRPLLPARKRPATAQITYEYEATQTQVDVDHQSNDVTSVPPYCEEGLVSVDVDVHALKMHKSTQISLKRPPHHSVGIQAKVKIPSKRLCDATTQTDELWSVPRTSSLFGIYYSDSETNTDWDIKNEQRDLSYIAVQVKEETC